The nucleotide window GTCCTCTCTGGCCCACCCAACGGCACTGTCACCATCACTTTCTCTTCCGGAGACACTTCCGAGGCTACACTCTCACCGGCCACGATGAGCTTTGACAACACCACCTGGGCGACCCCCCAGACTCTCACCATCACGGCTCCCGAAGACTACAGCGTCGATGGCGATCAGACCACCACCATCAGCTACACCATCGCCTCCACCAATCCGACGGACACTCTTCATGGAGCCTCCGGCAACTTCAATGTAGTCACGGCTGATAGCGGAGCGACCGCGGTCACTGTGGCCAACAGCAGCCCCAGTGTCACCGAGGGCACCACCAACAACAGCACCACCTTTGCCCTCAGTGGTCCACCCAACGGCACCGTCACCGTCACGATTACTTCCAGCGACACCGGCGAAGCGACCGTCTCGCCAACCACGATGACCTTTGACAACACCACTTGGAATGTACCTCAGACGATCACCCTGAGCGGAGTAGAGGACTATTTCATTGACGGTAACCAAAGCAGCACGATCAGCTATACACTGAGTTCCACCGATACCACCGAGCCTTTCCACAACGCCTTTGGCAGCTTCAGCGCCAGCATCATCGACAGCGGCACCCGGCTCTTTGTAGTCTCTGATGACTCTCCAACGGTCAACGAGGGCTATTCCAGCACCATCACCTTTGCCCTGGATTCAGCGCCAGCCGGAACGGTCACTGTGGCGCTGAGCTCTGCTGATGATAATGAGACCACAGTCTCCCCCACCACGCTGACCTTCAACAGCGGTAACTACAATGTAGCCCAGACGATCACGCTCTATGGCACCGAAGACTACATCATCGATGGGAACCAGCAGACCGTGGTCAGCCTGGCGGTGACCTCCACCAATACAGGGGACGTGGTCCATAACGTCAACACCAGCATTACAGCGACCACTGTAGACAGTGGATTGGGTACGGCCTTCAGTCTCTCCACGGCGACCCCATCAGTGACGGAGGGTACCACTGACAACAGCACCACCTTTGTGCTGCTCTCCCCACCGAAGGGAACGGTGACGGTGACCTTCAGCTCTGCCGATGACAATGAGACGGTGGTCTCCCCGAATACGCTGACCTTCACCCCGGCCAATTGGAATGTGCCGCAGGCGCTGCCTTTGGTTGGAGTGGAGGACTTCATTGCCGATGGCAATCAGACCACCGCAATGAACGTCAGCTTCAGCTCGACCGATTCGACTGATGGGGTGCATGGAGAGACTGCCTCCTTCAACGTCATCACCAACGACAGTGGGATCACCGGGACCTTTACGCTCTCGCCGAGCACTCCCAGTGTTGCCGAGGGCAACAGTGACAACAGCAGCACCTTTGTGTTGACCTCAGCACCCAATGGAACCGTGACGGTGACGCTGAGCAGTGACAACAGCAGTGAGTTGGGGGTCTCTCCAACCAACCTGGTCTTTACTCCAGCTAACTGGAATGTACCTCAGAACTTCACGGTGACGGGAGTCGAAGACTTTAACGTCGATGGGACCCAGCCCACCAACATCAACATCTCCTACAGCTCCAGTGACACCACCGATGGCATTCATGGTCAGAGCAGCTCTTTTGCGGTGAACGTCACCGACAGTGGAAAGGGCGCAACTACCATCACCAGTGCTGTAGCAGGTGAACAAAAGGTTACGCTCAACTGGAGCGGCCCAGCTGGAATGAGCAGTTACACGATTTACTATACGAGTGATGGTTCAACACCAACAACCAGCAGCGACAATATTACGGTCTCGGATGGCACAGCTACTTCTTATGTTCTTGGTGGATTGACAGGAGGTTTGAACTACAACTTCAGCATTATAGCCAATTTAGGCGCGGACTCATCGAATCTTGTGGGACCTGTGGCGGCAACGCCATCAGTCTTGTCCTGCTCCCCAAGCTATACCCCAGACACCGACAGTGACCTGCTGGTCTACTACGACTTTGATGACACCAGTGGGGAAGGCCTGCATGACAAGAGTCCAGCCAACGGCCGGACTTCTTCAGCCTCGGCCTGGCCCTATGACTTGACCAATACTGGGGGAACACTGCGCTTTCCACAAGGCTGCACCAATGGAATGGCCGGCTACTTTGATTCGAGTTCAGGCTACGTTGAAAATAACAATCTCAACGACACTAGCACAGGAAATCGCTTCGTAAATGGCAACTTCACGATCACCATGTGGTTCTATGCCGAATCAGACATGGTCAATCACAGTGGCCTGATGGCTTCGAAGCAGGTGGCCGGGACAGGCAATGACGGGGGCAACTGGAGTTGGCAACTGGACTCCACCGGGAGTGCAAATCTGCGCTGGCGCTCATCACACGGAGCCAATTATACAAATGCTTCACGCTATACCCACACGGAGACGAGCAGTACCTATTCGAAAAACCAATGGACCCACGCTGCCTTTGTCAAGAATGACAATGGGACTAGCCAGATTTATTTGAATGGTGTGTTGGAAGCGACATCAAGTGAGACCCAGAATACTCCGATGAACAAGCTCTTCATTGGGGTGAATCGGGCTCTTGCAAACTCGTGGAAAGGCTACATTGATGAAGTCAAAGTCTATGGCAGAGCCTTCACTGCAGATAATGTCACGAATGCCTGTTTGCTCTATCAAGAATGTGAGAAGTATGTAAAACCAGCAACTCCTACTGGGCTGACTGCAACAAACCCTGGCAGTGGCACATCCATCAATCTGACTTGGAATACTGTCACAGGTGCTGATAACTACACTGTCTACTGGACAGATGATCCAAGCACACCAATCGATCCATCCAATCCTGCTACCTATGACAACTCCACCACAGTCACAGGAGCCTCGACCTCTGCCACAGGTTTAACAGCCAATACTTCCTATGACTTCACAATCATAGCGACCAATGCTGCTGGCAGTAGTTCTCCTGCGACTGAAGTCAATGCGACACCTACTCTGGTGCTGCCAGCAGCCATCGATAATGTGACTGCCTATCACGGATTCTATGGTGATGCGAAAATCTACACGGCTACTGATCCAGATAGATATTATATTTTCCCTCCTTCATATGCCATAACATGGAATGCTCACCCTGACTTTGTTTATTCTGCCAATGGAGATTATTACAAAGTTTTTATCTCAGATAATTTGAGTCAACCCATTGATCCAACAGACAGTAGCACTTATATCAGTCAACAATGGGCTACAACGAATAAAACGGTTATTCAGACTCGCCCCTTCATCACAATCGATGGCGTCACTCATAATGATGGCTTCTTGGAGAATAAACCTATAAGAATTGCTGTGGTTTTTGAGGATGATTCAAAAGGAGACATTCTATCACCAGTAACAGAGGTCACACCAACAATGGCTTCCGAAGCTTATCGTCAATGGGGTGACCTAAGAATTCATGGTGGCTTCTTTGCGGCTGGTGATAACAGTACACTCTATGGCTTTGGACGTTCTAATGGTGGTGACCCTATTCGCATTGAACATAAAGATATGGTCAATGTAGGTGAACGAGCAATCTTTGATGGTGCTTGGCTCAAAAGTGATGTCTTTCCTCTGATGGGTAATTCTGCTGGCAATGATTTTATGTTTTTGACTTGGTATCAACCCGAAAAGCCAGCTTTTAACCACAACTTCTCTACTGGCGGAACATATTTTAAGAGATCCCGCACCTCTAATTGGCGGCTTGAATCAAGCACAATTTCACCAAATTCAATTTGTGGAGCAAGCGATGCGGAAGATTGCGACTTCGCAATGGAACTTCAAGCAGAAGATACGGTAGGACTGATCATTCAGAATAGTGACGGCAGACAGTATAAGGGTTCAGGTATTGGTTACACCAACACTGGCTCAGGAACATTGAATGGCCCAACAGACTATGCTGCTAATGACTATACAACTTGGTCTGCTGGAAATGGGAGATATACAAAAGAGCATACAGGTTCTTCACACTGGTTAGACAATTCTTCGTATGCTGGAATGACGTTGTCCTCAACCAAAAACATAGTTCAAATCAATCTTGCCAATGCGGATGCTGCCATTTCAAAGGTGGCGATTCCGATTCCACCACCAGATAATCTCAGTGTTAGTGCTTCTGGCTCAAACATGAGTCTCAGTTGGGACAATTCAACTGCTCTTACCAATACCTATAGCATCTATCGAAGCGCAGATAACAGCACATGGAGCTTAGTCACAACACTCTCTGGATATGACAATAATACTTATACAGATTCTTCACTGAGTAATGGTACTTACTACTATAAGATTGGAGCCAATGGCACTTACTACACTTCAGACAACTCAACAGTAGCTTCTGGTGTGATTGCCACAGCATCACCAGCCTTCAAATACAGCATCACAGGCAATGACAATGATGTCAGTGAGGATGGAAGCTCAGACACAACCAGTTTGAATCTATATCTTGATGCTGCTCCAAATGGAAATGTGGTTGTGGATATCACTGTTTCTGACGCAACAGAATTGGCAATAGGTTCAACTCAATTGACTTTCACTCCAGCCAACTACGGTAATACTCAGAATTGGTCAGTCACTGGAGTTGATGATGCACTGGACGATGGCAACGTTGTTTCACAAGTAACCATTGCTATCAATGGGGCAGGTACAACCGACACAACTGGTTATGCCTCCTTGAGCAGCAAGAACAAGAGCATCACCACCTTGGACGATGATGCTGCTCCTGTTCTCAACTCAGTCACTGCTGGCACTCAGCTAAATACCTTATCATGGAACGCTTACAGCGGAGCTACTGCATATAGAATTTATTGGAGTACTTCATCACCTGTGACTACCAGCAGTAATGTGATTGATAATATATCAAATTCTGCAACATCCTATCAGCACTCAGGCAGAACAGCAGGCACTACTTATTACTAT belongs to SAR324 cluster bacterium and includes:
- a CDS encoding sialidase domain-containing protein, which codes for MSFDNTTWATPQTLTITAPEDYSVDGDQTTTISYTIASTNPTDTLHGASGNFNVVTADSGATAVTVANSSPSVTEGTTNNSTTFALSGPPNGTVTVTITSSDTGEATVSPTTMTFDNTTWNVPQTITLSGVEDYFIDGNQSSTISYTLSSTDTTEPFHNAFGSFSASIIDSGTRLFVVSDDSPTVNEGYSSTITFALDSAPAGTVTVALSSADDNETTVSPTTLTFNSGNYNVAQTITLYGTEDYIIDGNQQTVVSLAVTSTNTGDVVHNVNTSITATTVDSGLGTAFSLSTATPSVTEGTTDNSTTFVLLSPPKGTVTVTFSSADDNETVVSPNTLTFTPANWNVPQALPLVGVEDFIADGNQTTAMNVSFSSTDSTDGVHGETASFNVITNDSGITGTFTLSPSTPSVAEGNSDNSSTFVLTSAPNGTVTVTLSSDNSSELGVSPTNLVFTPANWNVPQNFTVTGVEDFNVDGTQPTNINISYSSSDTTDGIHGQSSSFAVNVTDSGKGATTITSAVAGEQKVTLNWSGPAGMSSYTIYYTSDGSTPTTSSDNITVSDGTATSYVLGGLTGGLNYNFSIIANLGADSSNLVGPVAATPSVLSCSPSYTPDTDSDLLVYYDFDDTSGEGLHDKSPANGRTSSASAWPYDLTNTGGTLRFPQGCTNGMAGYFDSSSGYVENNNLNDTSTGNRFVNGNFTITMWFYAESDMVNHSGLMASKQVAGTGNDGGNWSWQLDSTGSANLRWRSSHGANYTNASRYTHTETSSTYSKNQWTHAAFVKNDNGTSQIYLNGVLEATSSETQNTPMNKLFIGVNRALANSWKGYIDEVKVYGRAFTADNVTNACLLYQECEKYVKPATPTGLTATNPGSGTSINLTWNTVTGADNYTVYWTDDPSTPIDPSNPATYDNSTTVTGASTSATGLTANTSYDFTIIATNAAGSSSPATEVNATPTLVLPAAIDNVTAYHGFYGDAKIYTATDPDRYYIFPPSYAITWNAHPDFVYSANGDYYKVFISDNLSQPIDPTDSSTYISQQWATTNKTVIQTRPFITIDGVTHNDGFLENKPIRIAVVFEDDSKGDILSPVTEVTPTMASEAYRQWGDLRIHGGFFAAGDNSTLYGFGRSNGGDPIRIEHKDMVNVGERAIFDGAWLKSDVFPLMGNSAGNDFMFLTWYQPEKPAFNHNFSTGGTYFKRSRTSNWRLESSTISPNSICGASDAEDCDFAMELQAEDTVGLIIQNSDGRQYKGSGIGYTNTGSGTLNGPTDYAANDYTTWSAGNGRYTKEHTGSSHWLDNSSYAGMTLSSTKNIVQINLANADAAISKVAIPIPPPDNLSVSASGSNMSLSWDNSTALTNTYSIYRSADNSTWSLVTTLSGYDNNTYTDSSLSNGTYYYKIGANGTYYTSDNSTVASGVIATASPAFKYSITGNDNDVSEDGSSDTTSLNLYLDAAPNGNVVVDITVSDATELAIGSTQLTFTPANYGNTQNWSVTGVDDALDDGNVVSQVTIAINGAGTTDTTGYASLSSKNKSITTLDDDAAPVLNSVTAGTQLNTLSWNAYSGATAYRIYWSTSSPVTTSSNVIDNISNSATSYQHSGRTAGTTYYYAFVANTSVGFSSLSNELNATPTAIAGCTSSGAVADNDPDLLVHYAFEGNLEDIEDTNSDNRYDLTNSSGTMQYAQS